One Leptodactylus fuscus isolate aLepFus1 chromosome 11, aLepFus1.hap2, whole genome shotgun sequence genomic window, ATCGGAGATTTTCTGCAGGTCAGATTTTACCACATCAAAAATACATTGACTGGAATGAAAGCTATAACTAGTCGCTTACATGAGTGCTTCTACCGATTTTGGTTTGATAAAAATTGCGATGGGGAAGAGTTGTGCTTGTTGCAGTCGTTTGATAGCATTCCCGGACACATCAAGAATGCAATGCTTCCCCTGTGGGAAAGAGAACACAAAGGGTAAGTCAGTATCATAGAGAGAAGTGACCGCCACATTCATCTGACATTGTCACCACTCACCCTTTCAGCCACTGCCCGTACAGACTGAATACTAGTCCCATATAGGTTGTCATTAAACTGCCCGGCCTCTATGAATTTGTTTTCCTGAATGTCTTTTTCCATCTGCTCCCGAGAAGAAACAAAATGATAGTCTTGTCCATCTATTTCAGCCTCCCTTCGAGGTCTTGTTGTGTCTGCAGCGAGTAATCGATAAACACTTGTAAGAGAGCAAGTTACTTAATAGCAAGATAATGACAAATAGGAGGAGACTTACGTGGGACGCAGGAACCAAATTTGTGGGGGAACTCGGAAATCAGGTCATCATTCACTCTGTCCTTCAGTGGACCCAAGATAATGACTGGTCTTGTATAATGGACTGGGAACAAAAATTAGGTGTTATTACAAAACTTTCCAGAAGAGAGATCTACCTAAAAGGCCACTTGATAAAAAACACTGTCTCCAGGCCGAGGCATCCCCACCCTGGAGCACCTTGTTCCCCACCCAACTGTGTTAAAGTGGCAAATAAGTCACCCTGCACTAAAGATGCGCCTCTTCTACATTGGATTTCTGCGTACATTGTCCTTAGAGTGTTTTCTCTGTTTCAAAGCTGTcagtttttcattttattttctgtacaagaTTATGGCAAGAGCTGCCATCGCGCCTGAGCTCTCCTCTGCCTGTGGCCAGGACTATGACTGAAGCAGGACAGTCTGGTGCcaactcactgaggtctatggtagagcatgctctgtgcagggagtagctgagcagtgacatcacctgtATTAgctgtagaggtgttatcttctattgttatTCTGTCTGTCTCATTTAGGAtgtaaatgagatgactgctACATTAAAAATCCCTATGGAATCAGGAAGTGTCGGCCTATTTGGCTTAGTGACCAAAGTGACAATTGTATTATATAGTACATCTAAATAGGGCATTTTAGGTGCCAGATACCCTTTTAGCTCTTGTTTTGACACACCACGGCTCATACATTCAACTATATACCgtaaataaaaatacaacaaaTGCAATAAAGCAAAGAGAAAATAAGCGGCTGCTGTGAATGTGCGCTAACTGAGCACAACTataagagtataatagatgggtcACAAAAGCTCCAGGCTGCACAGACTCTTGACAGAAGGTCTGAAAGAGAAACACGAGTAGGGCTGGGTATAGACCCATCTGTCTGCATCCTTGGGGATGTGTTGCCTCTGAATGCTACACGTCTTATCAAACGGGCAGTTACACAGACGTCAATGTTGGACGGCCCCTTGAGCACCGCTGCATTCAACTGGGAAGAAAAGGAATCTTTCAAATGCTAAAATGAGGAGAAAATAAAATGGATCCGATTTCAAGGCATTATAGAAATCTCAGATTATTCCATATATGACTGAGGACCAGCAGTATATGGATGTAGATTGGGGTCGGGAAGGAATTAtttcctcatggggtttttttgccttcccctggatcagcactgtagtggactgtagggttataggttggacttgatggactgatgtcttcatccaacctcatctactatgtagtcTGTCCATGGTTTATTTGGTATAGTCCCCACTTTTTTTGAGTCTGCTCTGGCAGCCAATGTAGATATAATACACATTGAGACCAATGCAATGCAAAGTATAAGTGGTGCAAGATCAGCTTTACGGAGGAAATGCTACAATTCTAAAAGGGACCGTAATAGATCTCATCACTTACTTTCTTGTCGAGTCACGGGCTCATATGAGAGTATAGTGTCTTCTTGTCCCTCTGTAGAGACAGGGAAACAGAATTCATTAGGATCGTGAAAAGATTGTGAAAATGGGAAATAAACCCTTCATTTGTCTCAATGGTGACTTACTGGAGCTGCTCTCACTGTCACTGGTATTTGATGTCACGGCTTCTGTAAAGAATAAAGTGCTGTTAGTAGGACGCCGCTAACCAGACGATACACAAAGAAAGCGCGGCACAGACATCGCGTACAGGGAAGGGCTGGGTAACAAGCGCTACAAAGCGGATCTACCTAGATGGCCGAATAGTCTACGCTGCGGCACCGAGAACATTCCTGGTGGATTCTTTCTACACTAAATATACTCTCTCTTCCCTTTGACAGTCTAATACTGAAAACTCCCAATACCACTGCCGAGATTTAGTCACAAAGTAATGAAATCCCAACAAATACACTGCAGAATAATTCTAAATAGTTTCACGCTAGCGCTCAGGGTTTCCGTTCTCCAGGTGGtcacaaaaaaaatggaaaaccctatccgctaaaaaaaaaaaaaaaaaaaaagccgcagacccgacaataatggggtccacaggtttccaccTGAACTGCGCAGAGAGAAGAGCCCTGCTTACAGGACCGCTCGCCACATATTTTAAAGGGAAAGGGGAACCAAGTCCTCGAATGGTGACCCAACGTAAGTGTAACCGCGGTATTAGCTGGATGCAAAACAATCACATTTAAATTTGTGAAATAATTGTTTTATCAAAACTGACCACACCTCAAAAAACATGAGGGTTAGGGTATTGTCTGCTAAAGGTATCAgtcttaactaaaaaaaaaaaaaaatcactcatcTACGCTGCGGCAGGTGCAGGATATAGGTAAGCCCTTCCCAGACCTAACAGGACAGGCCCCCAAGCAGACAACCCGACTAACAGCAGCGGCTCCCAGTCACACTGAGGGACTTACTCAGACTCTTTGATCCATAATAATCGTCACTTAAGCCAGGGAAATCCTGATATTACAGACAAGAAAGAGGAGAAAGATAGAGACAGTGAGAGACAGCCAGCTAGAGACAGTGTAAGGAACAGCAgcccaaaaaggaaaaaaaacaaaatgaccaTGCACAAAGATGTCACCACCTCCTTATGTGACATATGCCAAAGCAAAAGAAAACTTTTTCCAGAAGGAGGAAGGTGTAAATAACCCCATTAATGTCTCAGGATTGAAAAGGTGACACTTATcactgaaaaacaaaacaaaaaaagcactACAGAAAAGAGATAAGGAAGAACAGAAGTGTCACAGAGTCATTGGCGACAGAAGGAAACGTGTGTTTATGATCTTACAAAATAGAAAAGGCAAAATCCCACAGGAACACTAACCCAAATATGTCCACATTTACTATCTCACTATTCAGAACAGGACATACTGGGGATAAGCCAAGCACAAGTCATCGAAAAATCCCTAAAATCAGAACAATTCACAACACAATAAACTTGTTGAAATTCTTTGTGTACTCGAGACATCTGCCCTAAACCAGGGATGTAGAACGTCTACACAAAACACACACAGAATGGGCGCCGGGGTCAGGACAATCCAAAGCGTgcactgccccccccctccccccatactaTATTAGGAAGCATTACAGAGGTTCCAGGACTCAAACAATATCAGATCTAGCGGGTCAGACTTTGCAGTGTTTCTGCCGCTCTGCTGCCTATTTTGTGCCTGTTCAGTAAGTTGTAATACCAGGCTCAGCCACAACTATAAGGGGGACCCGGGAAGTCGCTTTAAACAGCTGCCTGACGCTGGCACAGAGAGAGTTGGACCCCCGCTAATCTGAGATTGATGGCCGACTCTGAGGGATAGGTTATCTGCTTGGAAGTTCCACAACATGGTTGCCCAGAATAAGGATTTCCACCACCAAGCACTGGCATTTTGAGGAGATGGCCAGCAGGACACACATCTACAGAAGTCTATAGGATGAAGTGAGCAGGAAGTGCAGAAGACAAGATGCCTCATGGAAGATGCAAGAATGGAGTCAGTAAGCTTTCTGCATCAGAGCAGATTAATTCTGGTCTCCaaagccccaggaccaggggagAGGGTACCTCAAATAGGACAAGACACACGCGACCACATAAACCAGGGGCAACGTTCACCAGGCTGTGTGCTCATAGGGAAATGTGCGCCAGATTTCTGTTGTCAGTGATAAATCTGCTAAGGGCGGTGCAGACCCCGATTTACTGAAACAAAAACTTTTTAcgccttgtacaccagaaaagACCACATCCACCACAGACTGATGAAAAGTGGCCTCTGCACAGAacagctcaggagaggtgaatgGCCCCCGGACTAAAGTGCAAACAAATCAGAGAATAAAAATAAGGCTGTATAAAATATTTCAGCATCTGCTTTCCATTACTTAAAAACGGATGCACTGCTGAATGTCAGCCGCCCTCACAGATAAACGCCTCTCTCCACTAACCCGACTCTCTTCTTCCtctctgctaaactgactttAAGATGCAATTTATAAcagaagtctacagagaggggaACGCCGAAGCTAAACAAGGATCCCCTCAGTACTTCTATAGTATCCTGCACATTCCTGCTCTGGCTTTGAGTTATGGAGAGGTTTATCCTGTACTTTCTGTGCGCCATCTATGGCAGACATAGCAGCTCGTTTCCACCCACTAGCTCAGGCGGAATAAAGGCCATAAAGACAAGAACAAGTCGCTGCTCATGTGCACATTGTACGATCAACTACTGCAACATTCGCTGTATAGCATGTATCTCCTGTGTGAACGGAATTTGTTGCAAATCACTACAACTAATGGAAAAATGACCACAAGGGCAAATCACAGCAGAGCGGCTTGCTAGGGTGATTTGTATTTAGGAACTGTACTGCAGGATAACGTAAGAGAAACTCTCCAAGCTAAGCATAACTGGCAGAATGTCGCCATAGCTCTCAATTCCTGCACTACATGGAAGAAGAGCCCATGACCTTTCTTATGGCAATATCGGCCTCGAAATTACACTGAAACCACAGAGAACAGTCCCTGAATAGGAATCTGAGCGAAGAAGACCTGCAAGTGAAAACTGATGCAGATCTCCGGTGTGGACTCCACAGCCAATTTGTCCAATAACAACATCACCATAAACTCGGCATCAGTGTCGGGCAAGCGATAAAAAAAGATTTACAAAGTTACTCCCACCGGTCTAATGCAGAAGCCTCGGTCATTTACAACAGAGGCATCTAAAGAGCGGTGGCACATGGACGCCGCCATATTGCTTGAGAATACtaggatatgggggggggggggggtgtgctgATCAGTCATGACCACCGGGAGCCTATTAAAGGAAGGCATTTTATAACTATAAATAGGAATCTCCACAGAAACCTTTGTATTGGTGTTTAAAATATAGAAATGTAATATCCAGGGTAGTATCGACCCACAGAATATAGGCAACATATCGTATAGTGTTGTATTTACTGCGCCATAGAAATAAAACCCACAACAAAGCGATTGCAGTTTTTTGTTCCTAATTCCACGGCATTGTTTTAAATATGACATATAACCATTATGAAGTCCAGTTTGTCTGACAAAGTAAAGCATCAGGTGACTGTACagaaaaagttaaaaagttaTAAATTAAAGTTTTAAAAGTTAAAAAGCAAAAACTAAAAATGGTTTGCGATTGTTCGGAGTTACTATTGAATGTGTGAGGGGATTTTTCTCCTTCTATTGGCAGCAGCTTTGGTATTTGCTGCGGATGTAACTTATTGAGTTATTCTATCCTCTTCCCTGTGAGTACAATGCAGTATGgcagcccttaaagggatcctgttagCATTTGTAAGATTTCAATCAATAAAAAGGAGTAGAAAGCAGTAAGGTGGAGCGGATGGAGAACATTTAATAGATGGTGATCACCAGTCACATTGTATATGGAGAACACCCACAGGACACTTGTGAATGTGGAACCCGGGGAATAAAAGCGTTGCCTCCTGTCATGCCAGAAGCACGAGCAGCCACCAAGATTCCTGCACTCAACAAGCAGGGCTACACTTATAGTTTGGAAACTTACAGCATGAAATCATTAGGATGCTGTGAACGCAGCTCAGAAACAGTGATCAAATCCAGGGCCGTCACACAGATCAGGTTTTGTAAAACCTaatcattcgtgcaggcagtgtgcagcaagcacacgggccccattatagtttatggtgtccgtgtgcttttacagcacagcgattGCAATTGtgcttgtattccgttcagggggtctccatgcggacggaataTAAACGCTAATATGAACCAGGGGTAAGAGAGCTGTCCGAAAAGGCCCTAATAGCCCACAAGAGTGGGAGCTGCTTCTGCAGCAAACATAGTGGGTAGACGGGGCTTCTCTATGGACGCTCACCTTCTATGAAGTCAGTATGTCAGAAGTATGTGATATAAATGCAATAAACAGCAAACGCAGCTTGTGTCTATTGTGCAAGCTCTATTCGTCCTAAAGCTCTAGATCTATCTTGGTTAGGACGATTCAATGACGCGCCCTCTGCTCTTACTTACGTGCATTGCCGGTTTCTTGAACAAGACTCTTGTAAAACGGAAACTTGCGAGACAGTCGGAAACTCTTTTTGCGCTTGGATTTGATGGACTTTGTCAGATGGAGTGATGACACAGACAATGGGTAATGAAAATGCCCAAAGAATGTAGGAAAGTAGGCaggaacagaaaagaacaaaaaataaaaatacaaaacaaaatcaaaacaaaacgaaataaaaaaaatatgggttTACAAGTCATGCACAAGAAAAGCAAAACCAATGGAATAGTGTGATGAACTGGGAGGCAAGGGTAGTATGGACAGGAGTCTTAAAAAACCAAAGTTGGCTTTGCACACGTCTCTAAAAGACAATTAAAATCTCTTTTTTAAGCAataaaaatagtggaaaaaaaatgctgcagaaacctTTTTTGGGGTAAAAACACCACATTTAACACTCTGCCTCCCCGCTTTGGGAAGAAGCGAGAACAGAGGGGTTGAAGTGACAAGACCTCAGGCTGACATCACACAGTGTTTGTTTGCAGCTGGTAACAATGGAGAAACTGAGGTCTACATAAGAATAAGTGAACTTCAACATGAAGTTGTCATTTGTAGACGTATAACTGCTAGCTAACACTCAGGGATATAACACACGTGTGCTGGGGGAGCCATACTCACTCTGTTCGTTTCCATACCAGAACGCCCATGAAACTTGACAGTTTTCAGTCGTGCCCTCTCTTTTTTCTCAACCCTGCAAGAGACAGATTCTTAGCTCTTATCCAGCATTTCTGTTACTTTTAGTTATTTTGCTTCAATAATTATAAACTTgtatggcgccaacatattccgtggCACTTTACGAATCTgaagacacatgaacagacaatacgaGACAAAGAAATAGacctatcaaacaataggagcgaGGGCCCGATCGCTACAGCTGACGCTCTTTGCTTCAACATTACGCCCGGGCAAGTACCACTTAAGTAAGAATAAAATAGAAGAAgaaactctcccccccccccccaatccaaaCACAAAGACAGGTCACCATATTGTATTTACCACAATTGGAACATTCGTCTCACCTCTTTTTGCTGGGAATCACGCCTATTTGTTCACTTTCGCCATGCGGTGTGACAAGTCTAGCCTGCCACCACTCATCATCGGAGGCATTGATAACATGTAAAATATCTCCATAAGAGAAACTCAGCCCCTGGCTTGGCAAACAGCTGTCCCGGGATCGGTCGTAGTCAAACAAAGCCCTGTTAGGAGAGAAATTAATGACAATGGCAGTCAGGTCTGGTCTCACAACTGGATACCTGCATAACTTAGCTCTTCAAGGCTTTGCCCACATGGGCCTGACCAGACTTTAAAACAACTTGATTTTCTGGCACTCTACTAAACGTTGTAGTGAACTTTATTAACAGACTGACTCCTTCCCTGCTGTTTGACGTTACCCCATTCCCATGCATTATACAAGAGCAGCCCACCTCTCTGTACTGCGCTGAGAAGCAATGTACACATGTCAGATTGCAATAGAGAAGCAAAGCAAAGACTAAAAAAAAAGAGATACACCGTGGATATGTGTGCAGGatatcacagaaaggagccaaaatccagGAATAAATTATATCACAAAATTTACtaatgccagaaaaaaaaaaaaaacattcagaagTTCAGATATATGTTATTGGTTAACCCTATGGAAATCTTAAAGCTGCCTTGGTTTAAAGGGCCACTGATGTGCAAGAGTTTCTATGAAAATTCTGGAAGTGAATCGCAATAACATCAGTGGAAGAATACATTGAACACGACCATGTGACAAAACTGTCTGCTGATATTATTTACTCTACTATTCCCAGcgataagggttagttcacacagggcacggtTAGACGTATTTTgatgctgattttgatgcgggaagctgcatcagaatagGGCCGAAATGTGCCGgccacgacagtcgcggcttcctgctcctgagtaggcccaaatgaatggacctagtccggagtgtgctgccgcgaggtggacgttGGGgccgaatcagccgcagaatgcacctgaagagagggcagctcgcttcttttttctgtgagcgtgaACATaccactagcggtctacatagacctccattgtgagggggcggattctgacgtggattcagcaccaaaatccaccccctcttgccccgtgtgaacgagccctaaaaggaATATATTATGGACATACCTGACATAAAGCGATCTTTTCTCACTGGTACGAAGTGACCCGGAACCAGAGCTCATACTGCTGTTCATCATTTGTTCTCGCAAGTCATGGATCTTGGACTCAAATCGACTATATTCTAGAAGAAGGAGACAcacgggaaaaaaaaagacaaagttgAAGTTTCTAGAATAGTTTAGAAAAAGGTTGTGTATAAACACCAGCCAATAACTCCAGTAACATGAATACAGGTAACTTCTTGGAACAAAGCGACATCACACAAGAGACTAGAGAAGATCTTGCAGAGCGGAGGGCCCCCTAATGTTTATGTCACTGTCAGTCAGGCACATGGAGTGTTTAGCTTTGGGTAACAGCTCCCATGTACAGAATTACAAAGAACAGCGATCCCGTCATGTCTGTAGTATTATCCTACATCAGCTTGGGTAGATCACACGTGGGAATAGTGACATTGTACTAGCAGTGTGCGCTAACTGTGCGCCAAAAGTCTACAGCGTTGTACTGAACCGACAACATGGATTTAGTGGTGGGGGGTTTAGCAAGGGAGTACATGAGTCTTGTTATTTTAAGGTATTTCCTGTATTCGGTCCATTTTAAAacgtggaaaccccctttaataatacctgcactgcatatatatatagcacactaTCTGCTGACACAAACAGGAGTggccaaactttttttttgccatttgtcAAGATTAATTTAGATCATGTTCCAATAGAGCAAGGACAGGTCTGTGTGGGGTGGTAAAGGTGGTCAAATATTCTGAATAGCCCTTTCACTTGCTCTGGAGCCACACGTTGTTCATACATGACCAGAGATGGCTGTAAGTATAGGAGTAGCAGTAACATATCCTGCGGCCAGACTACAGTATAGACATAAGACTATGTACTACTCCACCGCAGCATTTACAGCAGAGCACTTGTTACTTTACACCAGTGTCCCAACAATTGGTTTATGGGCAGCCTAAATATGGTCGCACAGTTAACTAGCACATATTGGTGTCAATGACATCTATACAGGTGCCATTGTGACCTTTATTACATGACTGTGCTGCTCCTCCCATCTGCCAGGCTCGGTGTTACAGAGTATGTCAGCAGTCAGGGAGTGGAAGACACACACCAGCTATAGGACTGCTCAAGACTCCCAAGTCTCTACAAGCTTTACAAAcaaataggttcacactagcatttggctttCCGGGTCCGCTTGTGGACCCGAAAACCAAAAAGCTAAccgattaaaaagcagttacccatggaccccattgactagaatagggtctgccaggtttagaccgaaaatgcagagagaaaagtccaactTTGTACCCATCACATAGTCTGGGGAAATGCTACACATGTTTAAGACattaatacccctttaagactcattTGAGGTTGTCCTGAGGCTCCACGCTGATCCAGGTAGTGTTGGTGATgtaatgacatcacatcatgTGATCTGTGCgtgcaatatggatgacttaTCACATCCAGCAGCCACTGTGGAAGTGCAACATTACCTAGTTATGGATGTAATATTGTGTCATAACACCAAACAGGAGATACCCAATGTGGCTGCAGTACAAGGTGGAAAGAAACTTCTGAAGGGGTTGTTATAAGTCTGCTGAAGGAGCCAATAACATAAAAGGTTACTCCAGTGTGTTTCCACCAGTGGCAGGGCCGCTCTTCTGCATTCATGTCCCCTGGTTGTCTTCCTATAAGGACGGCTATAACCAGTCACAGGACTCGTCAGAGTCAGTCTCAGAACTACTTGGTCTGCACTGAAGTCTCTGCTTGGCACCAGTGGTCACACAGCACAAATGGGACATCACTGCTGTAATCAGGACCTAGGACATGTCAGTCATGTTGTTATTGGTCCCGTCAGCAGCCCTATAggatcatatataataataataaagtcagAACACCGCTACTATTTAGGGAAAGTTCTCATATTGTTGAAATTTTTGCAACCGTCCCATTCATCAGTAACATGTAAGTACGGCTGCAGCAAGGATGCAATGTATTATTCACACAGATCTAGTGCAGGCTCTGAGAGGCGGCAGCTCAGCCCGACACCGCTTCAGTGCAGAAAATGGACAGAAATGGTGGCAGGTTTGTCCCATTCAATAGTGTAACATCTGCATGCGAAATAAGAGAAGTCTGTTTTTCTGGTCAGACCAGAACGGACACTGTGTGACCCTGGCACAGGGGTATGTACACATGATGCATTTTATCCATTGCAGTCTTCTATTCCTGGGTGACAATCCCCGGGTCAGGATGTGTGGACAATTCAGCACTTGTACAAGGACAGACTGGAGGCAGAGCTCAGCATAAAATACACATTAAAACCTGCCTGTAGACCCTGCAGTCTGCACACAGCCCGAGCCCTCAGTGCTGATCCCTTCTCAGTCACGGGGCCCACCAGTCCTCCAGTCACGGGGCCCACCAGTCCTCCAGTCACGGGGCCCACCAGTCCTCCAGTCACGGGGCCCACCAGTCCTCCAGTCACGGGGCCCACCAGTCCTCCAGTCACGGGGCCCACCAGTCCTCCAGTCACGGGGCCCACCAGTCCTCCAGTCACGGGGCCCACCAGTCCTCCAGTCACGGGGCCCACCAGTCCTCCAGTCACGGGGCCCACCAGTCCTCCAGTCACGGGGCCCACCAGTCCTCCAGTC contains:
- the DLG3 gene encoding disks large homolog 3 isoform X6 — encoded protein: MFTVNVSSSMSYRRPPSATPSKRQVFVHRTNKEREPRKIILHKGSTGLGFNIVGGEDGEGIFVSFILAGGPADLSGELRRGDRILSVNGVNLRSATHEQAAAALKRAGQTVTIVAQYRPEEYSRFESKIHDLREQMMNSSMSSGSGSLRTSEKRSLYVRALFDYDRSRDSCLPSQGLSFSYGDILHVINASDDEWWQARLVTPHGESEQIGVIPSKKRVEKKERARLKTVKFHGRSGMETNRSIKSKRKKSFRLSRKFPFYKSLVQETGNAQAVTSNTSDSESSSKGQEDTILSYEPVTRQEIHYTRPVIILGPLKDRVNDDLISEFPHKFGSCVPHTTRPRREAEIDGQDYHFVSSREQMEKDIQENKFIEAGQFNDNLYGTSIQSVRAVAERGKHCILDVSGNAIKRLQQAQLFPIAIFIKPKSVEALMEMNRRQTFEQAHKMFDKATKLEQEFGEFFTAIVQGESLEEIYNKIKQIIEDHSGHHIWVPSPEKL
- the DLG3 gene encoding disks large homolog 3 isoform X7, whose amino-acid sequence is MMNSSMSSGSGSLRTSEKRSLYVRALFDYDRSRDSCLPSQGLSFSYGDILHVINASDDEWWQARLVTPHGESEQIGVIPSKKRVEKKERARLKTVKFHGRSGMETNRSIKSKRKKSFRLSRKFPFYKSLVQETGNAQAVTSNTSDSESSSKGQEDTILSYEPVTRQEIHYTRPVIILGPLKDRVNDDLISEFPHKFGSCVPHTTRPRREAEIDGQDYHFVSSREQMEKDIQENKFIEAGQFNDNLYGTSIQSVRAVAERGKHCILDVSGNAIKRLQQAQLFPIAIFIKPKSVEALMEMNRRQTFEQAHKMFDKATKLEQEFGEFFTAIVQGESLEEIYNKIKQIIEDHSGHHIWVPSPEKL